The following are encoded in a window of Flavobacterium psychrotrophum genomic DNA:
- a CDS encoding GNAT family N-acetyltransferase — translation MILSNFRINETESQFEMEADGNTAFLEYYREGNKVYLNHTEVPHEMRGKGVAAHLVQDTLKYARENGLTIVPSCSYVAYYVNNHPEWNDVLSEGYQM, via the coding sequence ATGATACTTTCAAATTTCAGGATAAACGAAACCGAAAGCCAGTTTGAAATGGAAGCCGATGGCAATACCGCGTTCCTTGAATACTACAGGGAGGGTAACAAAGTCTATTTAAACCATACCGAAGTGCCTCATGAAATGCGAGGCAAAGGTGTAGCGGCGCACCTTGTGCAGGATACCCTGAAGTATGCACGCGAAAATGGCCTTACCATAGTGCCGTCCTGCTCTTATGTGGCTTATTATGTAAATAACCACCCGGAGTGGAACGATGTGCTTTCAGAAGGTTATCAAATGTAA
- the ruvB gene encoding Holliday junction branch migration DNA helicase RuvB — protein MNANLDPTANNFNPEELDLEKKLRPLSFDDFTGQEQVLDNLKVFVQAANLRGEALDHTLFHGPPGLGKTTLANILASELGVGIKITSGPVLDKPGDLAGLLTGLDERDILFIDEIHRLSPVVEEYLYSAMEDFKIDIMIESGPNARSVQIGLSPFTLVGATTRSGLLTAPMRARFGIQSRLQYYTKELLTTIVERSSGILKMPITMEAAIEIAGRSRGTPRIANALLRRVRDFAQIKGNGKIDIEIARYSLKALHVDAHGLDEMDNKILTTIIDKFKGGPVGLSTLATAVSESGETIEEVYEPFLIQEGFIIRTPRGREVTDKAYKHLGRVQPGVQGGLF, from the coding sequence ATGAATGCTAATTTAGACCCTACCGCTAATAATTTTAACCCCGAAGAGCTCGACCTTGAAAAGAAGTTGCGCCCCCTCTCGTTCGATGACTTTACCGGACAGGAGCAGGTGCTCGATAACCTAAAGGTTTTTGTACAGGCGGCTAACCTGCGTGGTGAAGCCCTTGACCATACGCTTTTTCACGGCCCTCCGGGACTGGGTAAAACCACACTTGCCAATATACTGGCTAGCGAACTTGGCGTAGGTATAAAAATTACATCAGGCCCCGTGCTGGATAAACCTGGCGACCTTGCCGGACTACTCACTGGCCTTGATGAACGCGACATCCTTTTTATAGACGAGATACACCGCCTTAGCCCCGTAGTGGAAGAATACCTGTATTCTGCTATGGAAGACTTCAAAATCGATATTATGATAGAGAGCGGGCCTAATGCGCGCTCGGTACAGATAGGACTTAGTCCGTTTACATTAGTTGGTGCTACCACACGATCAGGGCTTCTTACAGCGCCTATGCGTGCCCGTTTTGGTATCCAGAGCAGGTTGCAGTACTATACAAAAGAATTACTTACTACCATTGTAGAGCGTAGTTCGGGTATACTAAAAATGCCCATTACCATGGAAGCCGCTATCGAAATTGCCGGCCGCAGCCGTGGTACGCCGCGTATTGCCAACGCACTTTTGCGTCGTGTGCGCGACTTTGCCCAGATCAAAGGCAATGGCAAGATTGATATTGAAATAGCTCGTTACTCATTAAAGGCGCTGCACGTTGATGCACACGGCCTTGATGAGATGGATAACAAAATCCTGACAACCATTATCGATAAATTTAAAGGTGGTCCGGTTGGTTTGTCTACACTTGCAACGGCAGTATCTGAAAGTGGCGAAACCATAGAGGAAGTGTATGAGCCATTCCTGATTCAGGAAGGGTTTATCATTCGTACCCCTCGCGGCCGTGAAGTGACTGATAAAGCGTATAAACACTTGGGCAGGGTACAGCCGGGTGTGCAGGGTGGTCTTTTTTGA
- the queG gene encoding tRNA epoxyqueuosine(34) reductase QueG: MIDNKIKYSQFIKDESKRLGFMSCGISKAGFLEEEAPRLEAWLNQNRHGQMQYMENHFDKRLDPTLLVEGSKSVISLLLNYYPEEKQTEGTFKISKYAYGQDYHFVIKEKLKELLHSINENIGEVGGRAFVDSAPVLDKSWAAKSGLGWIGKNSNLLSKKTGSFFFIAELIVDIELEYDHAVTDHCGSCTACLDACPTEAIIAPYVVDGSKCISYFTIELKENIPESMKGSFGDWAFGCDVCQDVCPWNRFSKPHREPLFNPHPDLLSMTKKDWEEITEDTFRAVFKNSAVKRTKYEGLKRNINFLKPLL, from the coding sequence ATGATTGATAATAAAATAAAATATTCCCAATTTATAAAGGACGAATCCAAAAGACTCGGCTTTATGTCATGCGGTATTTCTAAAGCCGGTTTCCTTGAAGAAGAAGCGCCACGCCTTGAAGCCTGGCTCAATCAAAACCGCCATGGTCAGATGCAGTACATGGAGAATCATTTTGACAAGCGGCTTGACCCGACTTTACTGGTGGAAGGTTCTAAAAGCGTGATATCCTTACTACTGAATTATTATCCCGAAGAAAAACAAACCGAAGGCACTTTCAAAATTTCTAAATATGCTTATGGGCAGGATTACCATTTTGTAATCAAGGAGAAATTAAAAGAGTTGCTACATTCGATTAACGAAAATATAGGCGAAGTAGGGGGAAGGGCTTTTGTAGATAGTGCTCCCGTATTAGATAAGTCCTGGGCAGCTAAAAGTGGCCTGGGCTGGATAGGCAAGAACAGTAACCTGCTGAGTAAAAAAACAGGCTCGTTCTTTTTTATTGCCGAGCTTATTGTAGACATCGAACTGGAATATGACCATGCCGTAACCGACCATTGCGGCTCTTGTACCGCATGCCTTGACGCCTGCCCTACCGAGGCCATTATAGCGCCTTATGTGGTAGATGGCAGCAAGTGCATATCATACTTTACTATTGAACTTAAAGAGAATATTCCCGAAAGCATGAAAGGCAGCTTTGGCGACTGGGCTTTTGGTTGTGATGTGTGCCAGGATGTGTGCCCGTGGAACCGCTTCTCTAAACCTCACCGAGAACCGTTATTCAACCCACACCCTGATCTTTTAAGCATGACTAAAAAAGACTGGGAGGAGATTACCGAAGATACCTTTAGGGCAGTATTTAAAAACTCTGCGGTTAAGCGCACAAAATATGAAGGGCTTAAGAGGAATATCAATTTCCTTAAGCCCCTGCTATAA